The nucleotide window ATCCGCATCCTCGATCGCCGAGGACACATCAGGGTCGGCGCGACGGATGCGATTAAGTGCCTCGCCAAGGACCTCGATCTGCCGCTCCACGGCCGACCTGCGCATGAGATCGCCAACGAATTCCTGATATTCAACGCCCTCGATGAACTGCCCCGCAGCCCGAGCCGCTTGCAGCGCATCCCACAAGTACGCTGACGTTTCACGCCGCATAGAGCTCCTTCGCTCCATCCAGGACCGAGGCCCGGAAATAAGGATTCCTCATCGAGTCGGCGATAACTAAATCGACTGACATCCCCGTCAATCGCGCCAGCTCATCTCGAAGACCAAGATAGTCGGCAAGCCGATCCGAGCGCCCCGGGAGAAAATCCACAAGGAAATCAAGGTCACTACGATCCGGGTCGAAACGATCCGTTGCCGCAGAGCCGAACAAGCGCAGCCGAGCAACACCATGCTCTTGACATGCGCGAGCCAGGAGTTGCGCGCTCGGCAGGAAACGCTCGAATCCGCTCATGAGCGAAGTATCTCAAGGAGAGCCGCGTTGCGCCAAGCCCAGCCGAAGCCACCCGCAGAGGTTCAGGGAAGGGCCTGGCGCAGGAAGGAGTTGCAGGCCTCGTAGAAGCCCCGGGGCTGGTCGCGGCGCACGCAGTGGGAGGCGCCGGGCACCAGGGCGGTGGTCAGGCACGGGTTGTCCAGCGCCCGCACCTGCGCCAGGCCCTTCTGACCGAGCAGGACGCCCCCGCCGTCGGAGGTGATGACCAGGGTGGGCACGCTCAGGGACGCGGCGACCTGCCGCCACGGGGTGGGCGGGGTGACAATGCCGGTGCGCAGCAGGCCCCGGTCGACCTGGGTCTTGGCCTGGAGCCAGGCGCAGGCCTCCTGCACCTCCCAGGCGGGGTAGTCCCGCCGGTTCTGAGCCAGGGCGCGGGCGGGGTCAGCGGCGATCCGGTCCATGTGGTCGGCTGAGGCGCAGGCGCCCTGCCGGTAGGACTCCTCCTGCTCGGCGCTGAGCCAGGCCGGGTCCTCCACGATGAGGGCCTCCACGAGGTCGGGGCGGGCGGCGGCCGCGGCGGCGCACACGGCCCCGCCCATGGAGTGGCCCACGAGGACGCGGGGCACGCCGGGCTCATGGGCCTGGCGGTCCTCCAGGAGGGAGATGACGTCGTCGACCATGACGGAGATGGGGTCGG belongs to Actinomyces capricornis and includes:
- a CDS encoding HepT-like ribonuclease domain-containing protein, whose amino-acid sequence is MERRSSMRRETSAYLWDALQAARAAGQFIEGVEYQEFVGDLMRRSAVERQIEVLGEALNRIRRADPDVSSAIEDADRIIGMRNIIVHEYGSIDYLLVWQSVTMRVPALAALLASLLEEHGQDSTP
- a CDS encoding nucleotidyltransferase family protein; this encodes MSGFERFLPSAQLLARACQEHGVARLRLFGSAATDRFDPDRSDLDFLVDFLPGRSDRLADYLGLRDELARLTGMSVDLVIADSMRNPYFRASVLDGAKELYAA
- a CDS encoding alpha/beta fold hydrolase, which gives rise to MSTQPITWIRSRRPGAPQLLLCHGVTDNAASLAGALQHWQDAYDVTGLDARGHGTSPRLTPDQLADPISVMVDDVISLLEDRQAHEPGVPRVLVGHSMGGAVCAAAAAARPDLVEALIVEDPAWLSAEQEESYRQGACASADHMDRIAADPARALAQNRRDYPAWEVQEACAWLQAKTQVDRGLLRTGIVTPPTPWRQVAASLSVPTLVITSDGGGVLLGQKGLAQVRALDNPCLTTALVPGASHCVRRDQPRGFYEACNSFLRQALP